The Antedon mediterranea chromosome 11, ecAntMedi1.1, whole genome shotgun sequence genome window below encodes:
- the LOC140062120 gene encoding 2-iminobutanoate/2-iminopropanoate deaminase-like isoform X2 yields MYVSGQLGMNPETLNLVPGGIGPETEQALKNMGAVLRAGNIDYSHVIKCTVMLADINDFNEMNTIYSNYFSDNRPARVAFQAGALPKGARVEIDAIAMVDQIKEIN; encoded by the exons ATGTACGTCTCCGGTCAGCTTGGTATGAATCCAGAGACTCTTAACTTAGTTCCTGGTGGAATTGGACCGGAGACAGAACAG GCTTTGAAAAATATGGGGGCTGTACTTCGTGCAGGGAATATTGACTACAGCCATG TTATAAAATGCACAGTGATGCTAGCAGATATAAATGACTTTAATGAGATGAATACTATCTATTCTAACT atTTTTCTGACAATCGTCCAGCTCGTGTGGCGTTCCAAGCTGGTGCACTTCCTAAG gGAGCAAGAGTGGAGATAGATGCAATAGCAATGGTTGATCAGATCAAAGAAATTAATTGA